A DNA window from Candidatus Limnocylindria bacterium contains the following coding sequences:
- a CDS encoding MFS transporter, whose protein sequence is MTDPNWLPARVRRNFRIDLFSGICAGAFVTVLVAFMPVVVRRMGGSTTDVAIVVAGPFIGNLLSPIGAYLLAHLPIVRVVAGAATLSRVVFLALVLLAATPFMLALTSVTFWIITVSNIAAYTALMQGIYPDRERAFAMGNVRVGASIAGIGTAALAGTFIGVFPAQWVFAAAALIGLPGAVAFFAIRYEGPAAPPARRPALAIARDVWADVRYRKLLLAFTIFGTGNLMNFAVFPIMLVDHFDASTAFVGTLAIVQSAVQIVAYPVVGRLIDRGSTLRQTLLATLLTLLVPIGYLVAPGTWALIPVAVIIGVAVSSGELTAFTNIVHMAPRARIAEYAAANAFLLGVRGTTAPFLAAAMLDVVQPQVVLVLGTLLMTTGALVLAQLVRAPVPLNADAAPAEV, encoded by the coding sequence TTGACCGACCCCAACTGGCTGCCAGCGCGCGTCCGCCGCAACTTCCGCATCGACCTCTTCAGCGGGATCTGTGCGGGCGCCTTCGTGACGGTCCTCGTCGCCTTCATGCCCGTGGTCGTCCGGCGCATGGGCGGGTCGACGACGGACGTCGCGATCGTCGTCGCGGGCCCGTTCATCGGAAATCTGCTCTCGCCCATCGGGGCCTATCTGCTCGCCCACCTGCCGATCGTGCGTGTCGTCGCCGGCGCTGCGACGCTCTCGCGCGTCGTCTTCCTCGCCCTGGTCCTTCTCGCGGCGACGCCGTTCATGCTCGCGCTCACCAGCGTCACGTTCTGGATCATCACCGTCTCGAATATCGCCGCCTACACGGCCCTCATGCAGGGCATCTATCCCGACCGCGAGCGCGCGTTCGCGATGGGCAACGTCCGAGTGGGCGCGTCCATCGCGGGCATCGGCACCGCCGCGCTCGCGGGCACCTTCATCGGCGTCTTTCCCGCGCAGTGGGTCTTCGCGGCCGCAGCGCTGATCGGCCTGCCCGGCGCGGTGGCGTTCTTCGCCATTCGTTACGAAGGTCCCGCGGCCCCTCCGGCCCGCCGGCCGGCTCTTGCGATCGCGCGCGACGTGTGGGCAGATGTCCGTTACCGCAAGCTGCTGCTCGCGTTCACGATCTTCGGCACCGGCAACCTCATGAACTTCGCGGTCTTCCCGATCATGCTGGTGGACCATTTCGACGCGTCGACCGCGTTCGTCGGAACGCTCGCCATCGTGCAATCCGCCGTGCAGATCGTCGCGTATCCGGTCGTCGGCCGGCTCATCGACCGCGGCTCGACGCTGCGCCAGACCCTGCTCGCAACGCTGCTCACTCTGCTGGTGCCGATCGGGTACCTCGTGGCGCCGGGCACGTGGGCGCTCATACCCGTGGCGGTGATCATCGGCGTCGCTGTTTCGAGCGGCGAGCTCACCGCGTTCACGAACATCGTGCACATGGCGCCGCGCGCTCGCATCGCCGAGTACGCCGCGGCGAACGCATTCCTTCTCGGCGTGCGCGGCACGACCGCGCCCTTCCTCGCGGCGGCCATGCTCGACGTGGTCCAACCGCAGGTGGTCCTCGTGCTGGGCACGCTGCTCATGACGACCGGAGCGCTCGTGCTCGCACAACTGGTGCGCGCGCCCGTGCCGCTGAACGCGGACGCTGCGCCGGCGGAGGTCTAG
- a CDS encoding GDSL-type esterase/lipase family protein, whose amino-acid sequence MRAFLFLALLLTAGCSGSPPRASTASPATAAASTLARVTLSPTVTPTPSPTAAIRYVAIGASDTVGVGATDPATGSWPARIASLLPPGSAFVNVGVSGSIALQARTAQLPGAVAQRPTVVSIWLAVNDMNATIEPASFANDLGAIVDGLVSGTEAKIFVGNVPDLRPVPAYKDADKVALFGLITAYNAAIATIAAKYPGRVVVVDLYTGSAPLVSTITVSGDGFHPSDAGYQLIADRFAAAMRASGIPLR is encoded by the coding sequence TCTCTTCCTTGCGCTCCTGCTCACCGCGGGCTGCTCGGGATCCCCGCCCCGCGCCTCGACCGCCTCGCCCGCGACCGCGGCCGCGTCCACACTGGCACGCGTGACGCTGAGTCCCACCGTGACCCCAACGCCCTCGCCCACCGCCGCGATCCGCTACGTCGCGATCGGCGCCTCCGACACCGTCGGCGTCGGCGCGACCGATCCGGCGACGGGTTCGTGGCCGGCGCGCATCGCGAGCCTCCTGCCGCCGGGCAGCGCGTTCGTGAACGTCGGCGTCTCCGGATCCATCGCGCTGCAGGCGCGCACCGCGCAGCTGCCCGGTGCGGTCGCGCAGCGCCCGACCGTGGTCTCGATCTGGCTCGCGGTGAACGACATGAACGCGACCATCGAGCCCGCGTCGTTCGCGAACGATCTCGGAGCGATCGTGGACGGGCTCGTGTCGGGCACCGAGGCGAAGATCTTCGTCGGCAACGTGCCCGATCTGCGACCTGTCCCGGCCTACAAGGACGCGGACAAGGTGGCGCTCTTCGGGCTCATTACCGCGTACAACGCCGCGATCGCGACCATCGCCGCGAAATACCCCGGACGCGTCGTCGTGGTCGATCTCTACACCGGTAGCGCGCCCCTGGTGAGCACGATCACCGTTTCCGGCGACGGCTTCCATCCGTCCGATGCTGGCTATCAGCTGATCGCGGACCGTTTCGCCGCAGCGATGCGCGCCAGCGGCATCCCGCTCCGCTAG